One segment of Triticum aestivum cultivar Chinese Spring chromosome 2A, IWGSC CS RefSeq v2.1, whole genome shotgun sequence DNA contains the following:
- the LOC123189935 gene encoding uncharacterized protein — protein MPSLPSPFAAGDCSADKFDPDYLYFLRHLRTEGSSYVLELPPGGASPAPVIRYESPIAISDGECVSDPSPGGASANRRAEEWDSSVEAPPSWIDSIVDIDEDYRIFLHHTCVVNNRLKLQMGGVVVDYEPDPDAAQSGGSSGVEEQSEKDAAVASSGGEEQAVDSDVPVVIMPDPNAYDWRADPAPRQRMQGQEDIGRKDAQPRVASSHRSDVIWPPHINRRPDSDFKRRLMDALQKPFSRKEYIKLFDMASIRTPLVKLRQVRNDAKFYPTEEMGNSYFDHYPDLVEQVTNTSFSKGLALMRGFFFWLQNSAHEDQFRPWTDDLKDQEVIPLMDLDYPLP, from the exons ATGCCCTCACTCCCCTCCCCCTTCGCCGCCGGCGACTGCTCCGCCGATAAGTTCGACCCCGACTACCTCTACTTCCTCCGCCACCTTCGCACCGAAGGCAGCTCCTATGTCCTCGAGCTCCCGCCGGGCGGCGCCTCCCCTGCCCCCGTCATCAGGTACGAGTCCCCCATCGCCATCTCCGACGGCGAATGTGTCTCGGACCCCTCCCCGGGCGGCGCAAGCGCCAACCGCCGGGCGGAAGAGTGGGACTCGtcggtggaggcgcccccctcttGGATCGACTCCATCGTCGACATTGACGAGGATTACCGCATTTTCCTGCACCACACGTGCGTGGTGAATAACCGCCTGAAGCTCCAGATGGGGGGCGTCGTTGTGGACTACGAGCCGGACCCGGACGCCGCGCAATCTGGAGGCAGCAGCGGGGTCGAGGAGCAATCGGAGAAAGATGCGGCCGTTGCTTCCTCGGGGGGAGAGGAGCAGGCGGTCGACTCAGATGTACCGGTTGTAATTATGCCGGACCCGAACGCCTACGACTGGCGTGCAGATCCAGCCCCTCGTCAAAGGATGCAGGGTCAGGAAGATATTGGGCGCAAGGATGCTCAGCCTCGCGTTGCTTCG TCACATAGATCAGATGTTATATGGCCTCCACATATCAACCGTAGGCCAGATTCAGACTTCAAGCGAAGATTGATGGATGCTCTTCAGAAGCCATTTAGCCGCAAAGAATATATTAAGCTGTTTGACATGGCTTCTATTCGTACTCCTTTAGTGAAGTTGCGACAGGTGCGCAATGATGCAAAATTCTACCCTACCGAGGAGATGGGCAATTCATATTTTGATCATTACCCTG ATCTTGTCGAACAAGTTACAAACACTAGCTTTTCCAAGGGTTTAGCTCTGatgcgtggatttttcttctggtTGCAG AATAGTGCACACGAGGATCAATTCAGGCCATGGACAGATGATCTGAAAGATCAAGAGGTTATTCCATTGATGGACTTAGATTACCCATTGCCTTAG
- the LOC123185782 gene encoding cytochrome P450 84A1, translated as METWWPQCGLHLALLLTALILYRAISSRRYGLRPLPLPPGPRVLPFVGNIFYTRDMTHRGLARLSARYGGLLHLRVGRLSTVVVSTPEMARLVLQVNDRAFANRPASAPIAYLTYGRADMVFAQYGPFWREMRKLCVHKLFSHRRAKSWAAVHDEVNDLIRHVARYTGSVVNLGELVFNMSMNITLRAALGMRNEGEDAAEFVAIVQEFAELFAVSNSTLADYVPWVARLDLHGINRRMVAARAALDRFIDRAIDEHLAHPKPVDAADADMVDGMLAFLVDMPGSADRVSTDSSAHGHGSTLRLTRDNIKATIMDVMIGGTGPVAMIIEWLMSELLRDPEEMKRVQNELAVVVGLHRQVAAGDLGELPYLRCAVKETLRVHPPGPLLQHEAAEDCDVAGWRIPKNTRVLINVWAIGRDAEAWKDAGAFRPSRFDAGGDEAETDYRGGHFHLLPFGAGRRSCPAMQLGMHAVEMALARLLHGFEWSLPSGMAPGDLDMEEAYGATAPRAVRLCAVPLPRLSCPVV; from the exons ATGGAGACTTGGTGGCCGCAATGCGGGCTTCATCTCGCGCTGCTTCTAACTGCGCTGATCCTCTATCGCGCTATCTCATCACGGCGTTATGGTCTCCGACCCCTCCCGCTCCCTCCGGGGCCGCGGGTGCTGCCGTTCGTCGGCAACATCTTCTACACGAGAGACATGACGCACCGAGGCCTGGCACGGCTGTCCGCGCGCTACGGCGGTCTCCTTCACCTCCGCGTTGGCCGCCTGAGCACCGTGGTCGTGTCGACGCCGGAGATGGCCCGTCTGGTGCTCCAGGTGAACGACCGCGCCTTCGCCAACCGCCCCGCCAGCGCGCCCATAGCCTACCTCACCTACGGCCGCGCGGACATGGTGTTCGCGCAGTACGGGCCCTTCTGGCGCGAGATGCGGAAGCTGTGCGTCCACAAGCTCTTCAGCCACCGTCGGGCCAAGTCGTGGGCCGCCGTCCACGACGAGGTCAACGACCTGATCCGCCACGTTGCCAGGTACACTGGCTCCGTCGTCAATCTCGGCGAGCTCGTGTTCAACATGTCGATGAACATCACGCTCCGGGCAGCGCTGGGCATGCGGAACGAGGGTGAGGACGCTGCCGAGTTCGTGGCCATAGTGCAGGAATTCGCCGAGCTGTTCGCGGTGTCCAACTCCACCCTTGCGGACTACGTGCCATGGGTGGCGCGGCTGGATTTGCATGGGATCAACAGGAGGATGGTGGCGGCACGGGCTGCGCTGGACCGGTTCATCGACCGTGCCATCGACGAGCACCTCGCGCACCCGAAGCCGGTCGATGCCGCGGACGCCGACATGGTGGACGGCATGCTGGCTTTCCTCGTGGACATGCCCGGGTCTGCCGACAGGGTGAGCACCGACTCCAGTGCTCATGGTCATGGGTCGACGCTTCGTCTCACCAGGGACAACATCAAGGCCACCATTATG GATGTGATGATCGGTGGGACAGGACCAGTAGCGATGATAATTGAGTGGTTAATGTCGGAGCTGCTGAGGGACCCGGAGGAAATGAAGCGGGTGCAGAACGAGCTGGCCGTGGTGGTTGGGCTGCACCGCCAGGTCGCGGCGGGCGACCTGGGCGAGCTCCCTTACCTGAGGTGCGCGGTGAAGGAGACCCTCCGCGTGCACCCGCCCGGCCCGCTCCTCCAGCACGAGGCCGCCGAGGACTGCGACGTCGCCGGCTGGCGCATCCCCAAGAACACCCGCGTCCTGATCAACGTGTGGGCGATCGGGCGAGACGCCGAGGCCTGGAAGGACGCCGGGGCGTTCAGGCCGTCCCGGTTCGACGCGGGCGGGGACGAGGCAGAGACGGACTACCGGGGCGGCCACTTCCACCTCCTGCCGTTCGGCGCGGGGCGGAGGTCGTGCCCCGCCATGCAGCTCGGAATGCACGCGGTGGAAATGGCGCTGGCGCGGCTGCTGCATGGCTTCGAGTGGAGCCTGCCGAGCGGGATGGCGCCGGGGGACCTTGACATGGAAGAGGCATACGGCGCCACCGCTCCACGGGCCGTGCGGTTGTGCGCAGTGCCGCTGCCCCGTCTTAGCTGCCCAGTGGTCTAG